A single genomic interval of Porphyromonas sp. oral taxon 275 harbors:
- a CDS encoding oxidoreductase, with protein sequence MSKKQAKVILITGASSGIGRVSAERLLREGHIVYPLARRLEAMEPLRALGAHPLHLDVSDEAEVRAVVAQIFAAEGRIDVLWNNAGFGLFGPLEDVPLTEARRQLEVNLLGLAAMTQAVLPYMRQARRGLILNTSSIAGKIHFPLGSWYHASKHAVEGLSDCLRLELQPFDIEVVLLEPGFIATSFGSVLRDETGRFTAGSAYRALMERVREQSHRSDTGGGGSSPERVAAVVSQIVRARRPRTRYRVGQFATTLLTLRALLPDRLFDRLMLRQLR encoded by the coding sequence ATGAGTAAAAAGCAAGCTAAGGTCATCCTCATCACGGGCGCCAGCTCGGGCATAGGGCGCGTCAGCGCCGAGCGCCTCCTCCGTGAGGGCCACATCGTCTACCCCCTTGCCCGCCGCCTCGAGGCCATGGAGCCCCTTCGCGCCCTCGGGGCCCACCCCCTACACCTGGACGTCAGCGACGAGGCCGAGGTGCGCGCCGTCGTCGCCCAGATCTTCGCCGCCGAGGGACGTATCGACGTGCTGTGGAATAATGCGGGCTTCGGCCTCTTCGGCCCCCTCGAGGACGTCCCCCTTACGGAGGCACGCCGCCAGCTGGAGGTCAACCTCCTGGGGCTCGCGGCGATGACGCAGGCCGTCCTGCCCTATATGCGCCAGGCGCGCCGCGGCCTCATCCTCAATACCTCCTCCATCGCGGGCAAGATCCACTTCCCCCTCGGGAGCTGGTACCACGCCAGCAAGCACGCTGTGGAGGGCCTCAGCGACTGCCTGCGGCTGGAGCTGCAGCCCTTCGACATCGAGGTCGTGCTGCTGGAGCCGGGCTTCATCGCCACCTCCTTTGGCAGCGTGCTGCGCGATGAGACGGGGCGCTTCACCGCGGGGAGTGCCTACCGTGCCCTGATGGAGCGCGTCAGGGAGCAGAGCCACCGCAGCGATACGGGCGGCGGCGGTTCGTCCCCCGAGCGGGTGGCTGCCGTCGTTAGCCAGATCGTCCGTGCGCGCCGCCCGAGGACGCGCTACCGCGTCGGCCAGTTCGCCACGACCCTCCTCACGCTGCGCGCCCTGCTCCCCGATAGGCTCTTCGACCGACTGATGCTCCGCCAGCTACGCTAG
- a CDS encoding ORF6N domain-containing protein: MSQLVTERKGGGARTSLELLTQRVQQHILSLRGQQVIIDADVAALYGVETKRINEAVRNNPDKFPEDYMFVLTQEEVADLRTKKTATKLSPKTRALPKVFTEKGLYMLATVLRGRAATAVTFAIIETFAQVRSLRRELVELHEERDVPRHREKLEHFGQVLTDIVMPDLETTETESTLELNFFIGKIKHTVKRVKKTEPSES; encoded by the coding sequence ATGAGCCAGCTCGTCACTGAGCGCAAGGGAGGAGGAGCGCGCACCTCGCTCGAGCTCCTCACCCAGCGCGTACAGCAGCATATCCTCTCGCTGCGTGGGCAGCAGGTCATCATCGATGCCGACGTGGCCGCCCTCTACGGGGTGGAGACGAAGCGCATCAACGAGGCCGTGCGCAACAATCCGGACAAGTTCCCCGAGGACTATATGTTCGTCCTCACGCAGGAGGAGGTCGCGGATTTGCGGACGAAGAAAACGGCCACAAAGCTCTCTCCCAAGACGCGCGCCCTGCCTAAGGTCTTCACCGAGAAGGGGCTCTACATGCTGGCCACCGTGCTCCGTGGGCGCGCTGCTACGGCCGTGACCTTCGCGATCATCGAGACCTTTGCCCAGGTGCGCAGCCTCAGGCGCGAGCTCGTCGAGCTCCATGAGGAGCGCGATGTGCCGCGGCATCGGGAGAAGCTGGAGCACTTCGGCCAGGTGCTCACGGATATCGTCATGCCCGACCTCGAGACGACGGAGACCGAGTCCACACTGGAGCTGAACTTCTTCATCGGTAAGATCAAGCACACCGTCAAGCGGGTCAAGAAAACAGAGCCCTCGGAATCATGA
- a CDS encoding restriction endonuclease subunit S: MIKYIEQLLQGQPVVWKPLGEVGVFTRGSGLQKKDLCETGVPAIHYGQIYTYYKASVEKTLSYVTEEVASKLRKVDYGDVIITNTSENIDDVCKALLYLVEEQGVIGGHACTFRPSNQLLGKYLVYYTMTDEFYQQKRKLAKGTKVIDVSATDLAKVVIPIPPLSVQAEIVRILDSFTSLTAELEAELEARRAQYAHYRDELLKFTNRGGGGVK; this comes from the coding sequence ATGATCAAGTACATAGAGCAGCTACTGCAAGGCCAGCCCGTCGTCTGGAAGCCCCTCGGCGAGGTGGGAGTATTCACCCGAGGCTCGGGGCTACAGAAGAAAGACCTTTGTGAGACAGGGGTTCCCGCCATCCATTACGGGCAGATCTATACCTATTACAAGGCCTCGGTGGAGAAGACTCTATCCTACGTTACAGAGGAGGTTGCCAGTAAGCTGCGTAAGGTAGATTACGGGGATGTCATCATTACCAACACCAGCGAGAATATCGATGACGTCTGTAAGGCTCTACTGTATCTAGTGGAGGAGCAGGGGGTGATAGGTGGGCATGCTTGTACCTTTAGGCCGTCGAACCAACTTTTGGGGAAGTATCTAGTTTATTATACGATGACCGATGAGTTCTATCAGCAGAAGCGTAAGCTGGCAAAAGGGACCAAGGTTATTGATGTATCGGCAACCGATCTTGCCAAGGTTGTCATCCCTATTCCTCCGCTGTCGGTGCAGGCGGAGATAGTTCGTATCCTCGACTCGTTCACCTCGCTGACAGCGGAGCTGGAGGCGGAGCTGGAGGCGAGGCGGGCTCAGTACGCCCATTACCGAGATGAATTGTTAAAGTTCACGAACCGCGGGGGGGGGGGGGTAAAATAG
- a CDS encoding type I restriction endonuclease subunit R yields the protein MKQYTPIAEAPDYIVLDQYTPVARSGDHYQSEAELERELIADLVAQGYEYAPEIKTPAQLLANVRRQLEALNGISFNEAEWQRFVDEYLDKPGEDAVAKARKLYDDYIYDFVYDDGHLGNIRLVDKQDQRRNKLQVISQLEQTGLRTNRYDVTILVNGLPLVHLELKRRGVAIREAFNQIHRYSRESFHGESSLYRYVQLFVISNGTDTRYFAATTRREKSSYDFTMNWALVDNQPIKELRDFTATFLGQRTLLSLLLTYTVLDTTDTLLVMRPYQVAATERILSKVRNAWLQKAWSTPKAGGYVWHTTGSGKTLTSFKAAQLATQLDFVDKVFFVVDRKDLDYQTMREYQRFSPDSVNGSDSTRGLKLNLERTDRKIIVTTIQKLTRLLRGEAELPVYEQQVVLIFDEAHRSQFGEAQQLIQTRFRYYYQFGFTGTPIFKENAVEDQTTELVFGPCLHRYILPDAIRDEKVLKFKVDYNDVRPAFRDLERASPEEVDALPGANVGLRSPERIRQICRYILEQYPRKTHRPVSGRGGFNAMLAVDSIDSLRVYYDELQQLQQGLDRPLRVATIFSVQPNEPVQPKGSIADEGADPELLELSNREFLARAIKDYNGYFGTNYGLDSASFQNYYRDLAKRTRAGEVDLLLVVGMFLTGFDAPCLNTLFVDKPLCYHGLIQAFSRTNRIYNETKAFGNIVCFRDLEGATNEALRLFSDSLGKETTLLLELGYGDYMHGYEDASGTFQPGYQQLLGELRSSFPDPKAIVGEQAEYDFVVLFGAYLRMEHRLRNYDQYTACRELEALQPEDTEGRARIQERYGLSEEELQELVETELLSHRDTQDYRSTYQDILRKRRSATPSTGGEEDDTPSPTPAVDWSGVTFEIELLKSQEITLDYLLSLLFDYYKEKKSKEGLIEELRRVVRASVEHRAKEGLITDFIQGQDLDSIPDKETLVRAFYAYARDRKEQEVEELISEEGLRPQEARRYIAAALHQEYASDLGTDFSEILPPAPLVKNPGYLQRLRRIFERVERLVDTYKQIGGELLDPSALDPEDE from the coding sequence ATGAAGCAGTACACTCCCATCGCAGAGGCACCCGACTATATTGTCCTCGACCAGTACACCCCCGTAGCGCGCTCGGGCGATCACTATCAGAGTGAGGCCGAGCTAGAGCGCGAGCTGATCGCCGATCTCGTGGCGCAGGGCTACGAGTATGCCCCCGAGATCAAGACCCCCGCACAGCTGCTGGCCAACGTGAGGCGGCAGCTGGAGGCACTCAATGGCATCAGCTTCAACGAGGCCGAGTGGCAGCGCTTCGTGGACGAATACCTCGACAAGCCCGGTGAGGATGCCGTGGCCAAGGCGCGTAAGCTCTACGATGACTATATCTATGACTTCGTCTACGATGATGGGCACCTGGGTAACATCCGCCTGGTCGATAAGCAGGACCAGCGGCGCAACAAGCTGCAGGTCATCTCGCAGCTCGAGCAGACGGGCCTGCGGACGAACCGCTACGACGTGACGATCCTCGTCAATGGGCTGCCGCTGGTGCACCTCGAGCTCAAGCGGCGCGGGGTGGCCATACGTGAGGCCTTCAACCAGATCCACCGCTACAGTCGCGAGAGCTTCCACGGGGAGAGCTCGCTCTACCGCTACGTACAGCTCTTCGTCATCAGCAACGGGACGGATACCCGCTACTTCGCCGCCACGACGCGCCGAGAGAAGAGTAGCTATGACTTCACCATGAACTGGGCGCTGGTAGACAACCAGCCGATCAAGGAGCTGCGGGACTTCACCGCTACCTTCCTCGGGCAGCGCACGCTGCTCTCGCTGCTGCTGACCTACACGGTGCTGGATACGACGGATACGCTGCTGGTGATGCGTCCCTATCAGGTGGCGGCTACCGAGCGCATCCTCAGCAAGGTGCGCAACGCCTGGCTGCAAAAGGCCTGGTCCACTCCCAAGGCGGGCGGCTACGTGTGGCATACGACGGGCTCGGGCAAGACGCTGACCAGCTTCAAGGCCGCCCAGCTAGCCACGCAGCTGGACTTCGTGGATAAGGTCTTCTTCGTCGTCGACCGCAAGGACCTGGACTACCAGACGATGCGGGAGTACCAGCGCTTCTCGCCCGACAGCGTCAATGGATCGGACAGCACGCGCGGCCTGAAGCTCAACCTTGAGCGCACTGACCGCAAGATCATCGTCACGACGATACAGAAGCTCACGCGCCTACTGCGTGGGGAGGCGGAGCTCCCCGTCTACGAGCAGCAGGTGGTCTTGATCTTCGACGAGGCGCACCGCTCGCAGTTCGGCGAGGCGCAGCAGCTCATCCAGACTCGCTTCCGCTATTACTATCAGTTCGGCTTTACGGGGACGCCCATCTTCAAGGAGAACGCGGTCGAGGACCAGACGACGGAGCTGGTCTTCGGTCCCTGCCTGCACCGCTATATCCTGCCCGATGCGATACGGGATGAGAAGGTGCTGAAGTTCAAGGTCGACTATAATGATGTGCGCCCTGCCTTCCGTGATCTGGAGCGCGCCTCGCCTGAGGAGGTGGATGCACTCCCTGGGGCGAACGTCGGGCTAAGGAGCCCCGAGCGCATCCGCCAGATCTGTCGCTATATCCTCGAGCAGTATCCCCGCAAGACCCACCGCCCGGTGAGCGGCCGCGGCGGCTTCAATGCGATGCTCGCCGTCGACAGTATCGACTCCCTACGCGTCTACTATGACGAGCTGCAGCAGCTGCAGCAGGGACTCGATCGGCCGCTGCGTGTGGCGACGATCTTCTCCGTCCAGCCCAATGAGCCGGTACAACCGAAGGGCTCGATCGCGGACGAGGGGGCGGATCCCGAGCTGCTGGAGCTGTCGAATCGGGAGTTCCTCGCGCGGGCCATCAAGGACTATAACGGCTACTTCGGCACGAACTATGGGCTGGATAGCGCCTCCTTCCAGAACTACTACCGTGACCTGGCGAAGCGGACGCGTGCAGGGGAGGTAGACCTGCTGCTCGTGGTGGGGATGTTCCTCACGGGCTTCGACGCGCCGTGCCTCAATACGCTCTTCGTGGATAAGCCCCTTTGCTATCATGGCTTGATCCAGGCCTTCTCCCGCACCAACCGTATCTACAACGAGACGAAGGCCTTCGGGAATATCGTCTGCTTCCGAGACCTCGAGGGGGCGACGAACGAAGCGCTGCGCCTCTTCAGCGACAGCCTGGGTAAGGAGACCACGCTACTGCTGGAGCTTGGCTATGGGGACTACATGCACGGCTATGAGGATGCCTCGGGCACCTTCCAGCCCGGCTATCAGCAGCTGCTCGGTGAGCTGCGCAGCAGCTTCCCCGACCCTAAGGCTATCGTGGGGGAACAGGCAGAGTACGACTTCGTGGTGCTCTTCGGTGCCTATCTGAGGATGGAACACAGGCTGCGCAACTATGACCAGTATACGGCCTGCCGTGAGCTCGAGGCGCTGCAGCCCGAGGATACCGAGGGACGTGCTCGTATCCAGGAGCGCTATGGACTGAGCGAGGAGGAGCTGCAGGAGCTGGTAGAGACCGAGCTGCTCAGCCATCGCGATACGCAGGACTACAGATCGACCTACCAGGACATCCTCCGCAAGCGCCGCTCTGCTACGCCCTCAACAGGAGGCGAGGAGGACGATACCCCATCGCCTACCCCAGCAGTCGACTGGTCAGGAGTGACCTTCGAGATCGAGCTCCTCAAGAGCCAGGAGATCACGCTGGACTACCTGCTGAGCTTGCTCTTTGACTACTACAAGGAGAAGAAGAGTAAGGAAGGGCTCATCGAAGAGCTGCGCCGCGTGGTGCGTGCGAGCGTAGAGCACCGAGCCAAGGAGGGACTGATCACTGACTTCATCCAGGGGCAGGATCTAGACAGCATCCCCGACAAGGAGACGCTGGTGCGTGCCTTCTATGCCTATGCCCGAGACCGCAAGGAGCAGGAGGTCGAGGAGCTCATCAGCGAGGAGGGGCTGCGCCCCCAGGAGGCACGACGGTATATCGCTGCTGCGCTACACCAGGAGTATGCCTCCGACCTGGGAACGGACTTTAGTGAGATCCTGCCCCCAGCTCCGCTTGTCAAGAATCCAGGCTACCTGCAGCGGCTGCGGCGTATCTTCGAGCGGGTCGAGCGCCTCGTGGATACCTACAAGCAGATCGGGGGCGAGCTCCTCGATCCCTCGGCGCTTGATCCTGAGGACGAGTAG
- the tuf gene encoding elongation factor Tu — MAKETFNRSKPHVNIGTIGHVDHGKTTLTAAITTVLAKRGLSELRSFDSIDNAPEEKERGITINTSHVEYETANRHYAHVDCPGHADYVKNMVTGAAQMDGAIIVVAATDGPMPQTREHVLLARQVNVPRLVIFMNKCDMVDDEEMLELVEMDMRELLSSYDFDGDETPVIRGSALGALNGEPQWEEKVMELMDAVDTWIPLPPRDIDKPFLMPVEDVFSITGRGTVATGRIETGVIHTGDEVQIIGLGAEGLKSVVTGVEMFRKILDEGQAGDNVGLLLRGIDKNEIKRGMVIAKPGQVKPHSRFKASVYVLKKEEGGRHTPFHNKYRPQFYIRTLDVTGEITLPEGVEMVMPGDNVEINVELIYPVACSVGLRFAIREGGRTVGSGQITEILD, encoded by the coding sequence ATGGCTAAAGAAACTTTTAACAGATCGAAACCGCACGTAAATATCGGTACGATCGGTCACGTCGACCACGGTAAGACGACCCTTACCGCTGCAATCACCACGGTGCTTGCTAAGCGCGGTCTCTCCGAACTCCGTTCGTTCGACTCGATCGATAACGCTCCCGAAGAAAAGGAACGCGGTATCACGATCAACACCTCGCACGTAGAGTACGAAACGGCTAACCGTCACTACGCTCACGTTGACTGCCCAGGTCACGCTGACTATGTGAAGAACATGGTTACCGGTGCTGCTCAGATGGACGGTGCTATCATTGTAGTAGCTGCTACGGATGGTCCTATGCCTCAGACGCGTGAGCACGTCCTTCTGGCTCGTCAGGTCAACGTACCTCGCCTGGTCATCTTCATGAACAAGTGCGATATGGTCGATGACGAAGAAATGCTCGAGCTCGTCGAAATGGACATGCGCGAGCTGCTCTCCAGCTACGACTTCGACGGTGATGAAACGCCCGTCATCCGTGGCTCTGCCCTCGGTGCGCTCAATGGCGAGCCCCAGTGGGAAGAGAAGGTTATGGAGCTGATGGATGCCGTTGACACCTGGATCCCCCTGCCTCCTCGTGACATCGATAAGCCCTTCCTCATGCCCGTCGAAGACGTGTTCTCCATCACGGGTCGTGGTACGGTAGCAACGGGTCGTATCGAAACGGGTGTTATCCACACGGGTGACGAAGTTCAGATCATCGGCCTCGGTGCAGAAGGTCTGAAGTCTGTCGTAACGGGTGTCGAAATGTTCCGTAAGATCCTCGACGAAGGTCAGGCTGGTGACAACGTCGGTCTCCTCCTCCGTGGTATCGACAAGAACGAAATCAAGCGTGGTATGGTCATCGCTAAGCCTGGCCAGGTCAAGCCCCACTCTCGCTTCAAGGCTAGTGTCTACGTCCTGAAGAAGGAAGAAGGTGGTCGCCACACGCCTTTCCACAACAAGTACCGTCCTCAGTTCTACATCCGTACGCTCGACGTAACCGGTGAGATCACCCTCCCCGAAGGTGTAGAAATGGTGATGCCTGGTGACAACGTTGAGATCAACGTTGAGCTCATCTACCCAGTAGCTTGCTCTGTAGGTCTTCGCTTCGCTATCCGTGAAGGTGGCCGTACGGTAGGTTCGGGTCAGATCACCGAAATCCTCGACTAA
- the rplA gene encoding 50S ribosomal protein L1 — translation MSKLTKKRKEAFAKIEPGKSYSLKEAAALVKEITTTKFDASVDVDVRLGVDPRKANQMVRGVVTLPHGTGKQVRVLALCTPDKEAEAKEAGADYVGLDEYIEKIRGGWTEIDVIITMPAIMGKIGALGRVLGPRGLMPNPKSGTVTNDIAAAVKDVKSGKIDFKVDKTGIVHTSIGKASFSAEQIYDNAHEIISTLIRLKPTAAKGTYVKSIYLSSTMSPSIKIDPKSVEE, via the coding sequence ATGAGCAAACTTACGAAAAAGCGCAAGGAGGCCTTCGCTAAGATCGAGCCCGGGAAGAGCTATTCACTGAAGGAAGCAGCAGCACTGGTCAAGGAGATCACCACGACCAAGTTCGACGCCTCCGTAGACGTGGATGTCCGCCTCGGTGTCGATCCTCGCAAGGCAAATCAAATGGTTCGTGGCGTCGTCACTCTGCCTCACGGTACGGGTAAGCAGGTACGTGTACTTGCCCTCTGTACTCCTGACAAGGAAGCTGAAGCTAAGGAGGCAGGTGCTGACTATGTAGGACTCGACGAGTATATCGAAAAGATCCGCGGTGGCTGGACGGAGATCGATGTCATCATCACCATGCCCGCTATCATGGGTAAGATCGGTGCTCTCGGTCGCGTCCTCGGTCCTCGTGGCCTCATGCCTAACCCCAAGAGTGGTACGGTGACCAACGATATCGCCGCCGCTGTCAAGGACGTGAAGTCGGGTAAGATCGACTTCAAGGTCGACAAGACGGGTATCGTCCATACCTCCATCGGTAAGGCATCCTTCTCTGCGGAGCAGATCTACGACAATGCGCATGAGATCATCTCTACGCTGATCCGCCTGAAGCCTACGGCTGCCAAGGGGACTTATGTCAAGAGCATCTATCTCTCCAGCACGATGAGTCCAAGTATCAAGATCGATCCTAAGTCCGTAGAAGAATAA
- the secE gene encoding preprotein translocase subunit SecE: protein MSFTKKIGAAFRDSYVELTQKVSWPTWSELTNSAVVVMVASLIIAIVVLGMDKAFETILKLVYSTIGA from the coding sequence ATGAGTTTCACAAAAAAGATAGGAGCCGCGTTCCGCGACTCGTATGTCGAGCTTACGCAGAAGGTGAGCTGGCCCACGTGGTCGGAGCTTACCAATAGCGCTGTGGTGGTGATGGTTGCTTCCCTCATCATCGCTATAGTCGTTTTAGGGATGGACAAGGCATTCGAGACCATCCTGAAGCTGGTGTATAGCACGATCGGAGCCTAG
- the rplJ gene encoding 50S ribosomal protein L10, whose protein sequence is MRKENKGLVVEQLKGYLNEYPHFYLTNIEGLDAAKTALLRRACNKGGIKLVVAKNTLLRKALSEAETDFATLYSALKGNTAIMFTTVANAPAKIIKDFAKDKKEESKLRLKAAYAETGFYGADQLAELVAIKSKEELIADVVALLQSPIRNVVSALENKDKAEEAAAE, encoded by the coding sequence ATGAGAAAGGAAAATAAAGGACTTGTAGTAGAGCAGCTCAAGGGCTACCTCAACGAGTATCCACACTTCTACCTGACCAACATCGAAGGTCTCGATGCAGCTAAGACGGCTCTGCTCCGTCGTGCCTGCAACAAGGGTGGGATCAAGCTCGTCGTAGCTAAGAACACGCTCCTACGCAAGGCGCTTTCTGAGGCTGAGACGGACTTCGCTACCCTCTACAGCGCACTGAAGGGCAACACCGCTATCATGTTCACCACGGTAGCAAACGCCCCCGCCAAGATCATCAAGGACTTCGCTAAGGATAAGAAGGAAGAGTCGAAGCTGCGCCTCAAGGCTGCCTACGCTGAGACTGGCTTCTACGGTGCTGACCAGCTCGCTGAGCTCGTCGCTATCAAGAGCAAGGAAGAGCTCATCGCCGACGTCGTCGCGCTCCTCCAGTCGCCTATCCGCAACGTGGTCTCTGCGCTTGAGAACAAGGACAAGGCAGAGGAAGCTGCAGCTGAGTAA
- a CDS encoding type I restriction-modification system subunit M, protein MQDTQLAQNQRAQLHAQIWKMANEVRGAVDGWDFKQFVLGMLFYRFISEQFVLTVEGGDSSIGYTQMADEEISAVERDTIVRRLGYYIAPSQLFGNVIRTAAQDTDLNTRLKNIFNAIEGSALGYPSEKQLQGLFADFDTTSTRLGNTVQEKTRRLLAVMQGVAELDFGPFGEAQIDLFGDAYEYLIGNYAANAGKSGGEFFTPQAVSRLIARLAVHGQREVRSIYDPACGSGSLLLQARHLERQGRFSGNYCGQEINLTTYNLARMNMFLHGVNYSKFDIQHGDTLLRPAHKPRLGFDAIVSNPPYSVNWVGDADPTLINDDRFAPAGVLAPRSKADYAFILHILDRLSERGRAAVVCFPGIFYRGGKEQKIRRWLVEGNYVESVIALPPNLFYGTSIAVNIMTLSKAKSTRAIRFVDASGEDFYSKETNNNVLRPEHINRIEELFASSEEEPHVARSVPFEEVAAQDFNLSVSSYIEARDTREAIDIRALNEELRQRVVRIDELRRGIDQIIAALEEEGAAS, encoded by the coding sequence ATGCAAGATACACAGCTGGCACAGAACCAGCGCGCGCAGCTGCATGCGCAGATATGGAAGATGGCCAACGAGGTACGCGGGGCGGTCGATGGATGGGACTTCAAGCAGTTCGTCCTCGGCATGCTCTTCTATCGCTTCATCAGCGAGCAGTTCGTCCTCACAGTGGAGGGCGGCGATAGCTCGATAGGCTACACCCAGATGGCGGACGAGGAGATCAGCGCGGTCGAGCGTGATACGATCGTTCGCCGCCTGGGGTACTACATCGCCCCCAGCCAGCTCTTCGGCAATGTCATTCGTACGGCGGCGCAGGATACCGACCTCAATACGCGCCTCAAGAATATCTTTAATGCCATCGAGGGCTCGGCTCTGGGCTATCCCTCCGAGAAGCAGCTGCAGGGGCTTTTCGCTGACTTCGATACCACGAGCACCCGCCTGGGGAACACCGTGCAGGAGAAGACGCGCCGCCTGCTGGCCGTCATGCAGGGCGTGGCGGAGCTGGACTTCGGTCCCTTCGGAGAGGCGCAGATCGACCTCTTCGGCGACGCCTATGAGTACCTCATCGGCAACTATGCAGCCAATGCCGGCAAGTCGGGGGGCGAGTTCTTCACCCCGCAGGCCGTCTCACGCCTCATCGCGCGGCTGGCGGTGCACGGGCAGCGGGAGGTGCGCAGCATCTACGATCCCGCCTGTGGCTCGGGCTCGCTGCTGCTGCAGGCGCGGCATCTGGAGCGTCAGGGACGCTTCAGCGGGAACTACTGTGGGCAGGAGATCAACCTGACGACCTACAACCTGGCGCGGATGAACATGTTCCTGCACGGGGTCAACTACTCCAAGTTCGACATCCAGCACGGGGATACCCTCCTGCGCCCTGCCCATAAGCCGCGCCTAGGCTTCGACGCCATCGTGTCCAACCCTCCCTACTCGGTGAACTGGGTGGGGGACGCGGATCCCACGCTGATCAATGATGACCGCTTCGCCCCCGCGGGGGTGCTGGCGCCGCGCTCCAAAGCGGACTATGCCTTCATCCTCCACATCCTCGACCGCCTCTCCGAGCGCGGGCGTGCCGCCGTGGTCTGCTTCCCAGGGATCTTCTACCGCGGGGGAAAGGAGCAGAAGATCCGCCGCTGGCTGGTGGAGGGCAACTATGTGGAGAGCGTCATCGCCCTCCCGCCCAACCTCTTCTACGGCACCTCTATCGCGGTGAACATCATGACCCTCTCCAAGGCCAAGTCCACGCGCGCCATACGCTTCGTCGACGCCAGTGGGGAGGACTTCTATAGCAAGGAGACGAATAACAACGTCCTGCGTCCCGAGCACATCAACCGCATAGAGGAGCTCTTCGCCAGCTCCGAGGAGGAGCCGCATGTAGCGCGCTCCGTCCCCTTTGAGGAGGTGGCGGCGCAGGACTTCAACCTCTCCGTCTCAAGCTATATCGAGGCGCGGGACACGCGTGAGGCTATCGACATCCGCGCGCTCAACGAGGAGCTCCGCCAGCGTGTGGTGCGTATCGACGAGCTGCGTCGAGGGATAGACCAGATCATCGCGGCGCTCGAGGAGGAGGGAGCTGCCTCATGA
- the rplK gene encoding 50S ribosomal protein L11: protein MAKEVAGQLKLQIKGGAANPSPPVGPALGAKGINIMEFCKQFNARTQDQAGKVLPVVITYYADKSFDFIVKTPPVAVQLKEVAKLKSGSAQPNRNKVAELTWDQVRAIAQDKIVDLNCFTVEAAMKIVAGTARSMGITVKGDFPGN, encoded by the coding sequence ATGGCTAAGGAAGTTGCTGGACAACTAAAATTGCAAATTAAGGGTGGGGCTGCAAACCCCTCACCTCCCGTAGGACCTGCACTGGGTGCTAAGGGGATCAATATAATGGAGTTTTGCAAGCAATTCAATGCCAGAACTCAGGACCAGGCTGGTAAGGTGCTCCCTGTAGTGATCACCTACTATGCTGACAAGTCCTTTGATTTCATCGTTAAGACCCCTCCCGTAGCTGTCCAGCTGAAGGAAGTGGCTAAGCTCAAGAGCGGCTCGGCACAGCCCAACCGCAACAAGGTAGCTGAGCTCACTTGGGATCAGGTCCGCGCGATCGCACAGGATAAGATTGTTGACCTAAACTGCTTCACTGTCGAGGCTGCGATGAAGATCGTTGCTGGTACGGCTCGCAGTATGGGTATCACCGTTAAGGGCGACTTCCCCGGTAACTAA
- the nusG gene encoding transcription termination/antitermination protein NusG: protein MSEVREKRFYVLRAVSGTEQKVKEQIEAEMKLTSLGQYVSQVLIPTEKIVSQRNGKKVIKERPYLPGYVLIEAVLVGDVAHTLRNMTNVIGFLGAKRGGEPEPLKRSEVEQILGRADQMADSEGVYEIDLYVGDVVRIIDGAFANYEATVEEVTPEKQKLRVMVKMFGRKTPLELNYSQVVKE from the coding sequence ATGTCTGAAGTAAGAGAAAAGAGATTCTATGTGCTACGCGCCGTCAGCGGCACGGAGCAGAAGGTGAAGGAGCAGATCGAGGCAGAGATGAAGCTTACGAGCTTGGGTCAGTATGTCTCTCAGGTGCTTATCCCCACAGAGAAGATCGTCTCTCAGCGTAACGGCAAGAAGGTCATCAAGGAGCGCCCCTATCTCCCCGGCTACGTGCTCATCGAGGCTGTCCTCGTCGGTGATGTCGCGCACACGCTGCGCAATATGACCAACGTCATCGGCTTCCTGGGTGCTAAGCGTGGTGGAGAGCCCGAGCCCCTCAAGCGCTCAGAGGTGGAGCAGATCCTAGGCAGAGCCGACCAGATGGCCGATTCGGAAGGGGTCTACGAGATCGATCTCTATGTGGGTGATGTCGTACGCATCATCGATGGGGCCTTTGCCAACTACGAAGCGACGGTCGAGGAGGTCACTCCCGAGAAGCAGAAGCTGCGTGTGATGGTCAAGATGTTCGGGCGTAAGACTCCGCTGGAGCTTAATTATTCGCAGGTGGTTAAAGAGTAG